A single window of Zeugodacus cucurbitae isolate PBARC_wt_2022May chromosome X, idZeuCucr1.2, whole genome shotgun sequence DNA harbors:
- the LOC128923054 gene encoding uncharacterized protein LOC128923054, with translation MESIKAFIRAADAILEFEESFAPTANNQSAYSLEVQQAELKSLWAEVKSEYKLCLPKVDASDTKTVEDIKLKYTNSYHSYVCCAALMGEHMHNLTGFNQSPSSNSTIIQPERLQQTAEPVRCSLNLPPCDTEIFHGDVLQWPSFRDLFAAIYGNNSRLSPVEKLFHLNQKTRGEAKAIVSKAPLTNDGFALAWNNLLCRYENKRVLVNTQLNLLFKLPHISTESEAELRNLQREINSCISALQIHGINIDSWDALFTYLCSIRLPDYTLSLWEQSLDSDSEIPKWVELDKFLTKRVKTLERVSNLKGESITQPKVQSADGEGRTPTLQSRTGSKPINSHHVKTNSLKCKLCSSQAHILKSCQRFIEMQPNARLNAVRKLHVCLNCLSDTHEVKDCKSMFNCAKCKQRHHTMIHRDQSEEIAQSPASTDPTEISTKSHMASIKAKVSNVPTSQSMLLGTAMVTICHNENTFTVRALIDSGSEGTFITNSLQKRLNLTSRKVSARVSGLNNTVSGRVQTVCSITIGSPRNKGLKLEAEALVLPKLTGLLPSISINPSIVKRLPNIPLADNNFHTSQKVDLLIGGDIYPKIILNGVKSKIFGSLIAQRTVFGWILTGSVPSEETKNKPTYVTYFNEVSLDNQLSKFQELEEIPKKPFFTVEEQYCDRLYSKTTIRNSEARYIVSLPFKVIPAETTFGASRHIALKQKRKKWKHSQQNVQVNDLVVVRDKNLPPNEWRLGRITKIYPGMDQRVQVVDIKTQRGLI, from the exons ATGGAATCCATCAAGGCCTTTATCAGAGCTGCAGACGCTATACTGGAGTTTGAGGAGTCTTTTGCTCCAACTGCAAACAACCAAAGTGCCTACTCTCTTGAAGTACAACAAGCCGAACTGAAATCTCTGTGGGCAGAGGTAAAGTCGGAATACAAGTTGTGTTTGCCAAAGGTGGATGCTTCCGATACAAAAACAGTTGAGgacataaaacttaaatataccAACAGTTACCACTCATATGTGTGTTGTGCGGCCTTGATGGGCGAACACATGCACAACCTCACGGGGTTCAACCAAAGCCCAAGTTCAAATTCTACAATAATTCAACCTGAACGGTTACAACAAACGGCAGAACCCGTGAGGTGTTCCCTCAACTTACCGCCAtgtgatacagaaatatttcatggCGATGTGTTGCAATGGCCCTCATTTAGGGATCTATTTGCCGCAATTTATGGGAACAACTCGAGGTTATCCCCAGTCGAAAAGTTATTCCACCTGAATCAAAAAACCCGAGGTGAGGCGAAAGCTATCGTTTCGAAAGCGCCTCTGACGAATGATGGATTCGCATTggcttggaataatttgttGTGTAGATATGAAAACAAGCGAGTTCTTGTCaatacacaattaaatttattattcaagctTCCGCACATTTCAACTGAATCTGAGGCCGAACTCAGAAATTTACAGCGGGAGATAAATAGCTGCATTTCAGCTTTACAAATACATGGCATCAATATAGATAGCTGGGATGCCTTATTTACGTATTTGTGTTCTATCCGATTGCCTGACTATACACTGTCGCTTTGGGAACAATCTCTGGATTcggattcagagattccaaaatGGGTTGAGTTAGACAAATTTCTAACCAAACGGGTTAAAACGCTAGAGAGGGTATCAAACCTCAAAGGCGAGTCGATTACTCAACCCAAGGTTCAGTCGGCTGATGGTGAAGGTCGGACACCAACCTTGCAATCAAGGACAGGGTCCAAACCCATAAATTCCCATCACGTCAAGACAAACAGTCTTAAATGTAAACTTTGCTCATCTCAAGCGCACATTTTAAAATCTTGTCAAAGATTTATAGAGATGCAGCCTAACGCAAGGTTAAATGCGGTCAGAAAACTTCACGTCTGCTTAAACTGTTTATCGGACACACATGAAGTCAAAGATTGTAAAAGCATGTTTAATTGTGCTAAATGCAAACAGAGACATCACACTATGATTCACCGGGATCAGAGTGAGGAAATAGCTCAGTCACCCGCCAGCACAGACCCTACTGAGATTTCCACTAAATCTCATATGGCCTCCATTAAGGCCAAAGTATCAAATGTGCCGACCAGTCAAAGCATGCTCTTAGGTACAGCTATGGTGACTATATGTCACAACGAAAACACCTTCACTGTCAGAGCCCTGATCGATTCGGGATCTGAAGGAACATTCATTACCAACAGTTTGCAAAAACGCTTAAATCTGACAAGCAGGAAGGTCAGCGCACGAGTTTCGGGATTGAATAATACCGTGTCGGGACGAGTTCAAACGGTATGCTCAATCACCATTGGCTCGCCCCGTAACAAAGGTTTAAAATTAGAAGCGGAAGCGTTGGTACTACCAAAACTGACTGGACTGCTTCCTTCCATATCAATCAACCCTTCAATTGTTAAAAGGTTACCCAATATCCCCTTAGCGGATAATAATTTCCATACGagtcaaaaggttgacttgttgaTCGGAGGGGATATCTAcccgaaaatcatattaaacgGGGTAAAATCAAAGATCTTCGGTTCCCTCATTGCCCAACGTACAGTGTTCGGCTGGATTTTAACAGGTTCTGTTCCCTCCGAAGAAACAAAGAATAAACCGACTTACGTCACATATTTCAACGAGGTATCTTTAGATAATCAGCTTTCCAAATTCCAGGAACTagaagaaatacctaaaaaacCATTTTTCACTGTAGAAGAACAATATTGTGACAGGTTATATTCAAAAACAACCATTAGAAACAGCGAAGCGCGTTACATTGTTTCACTCCCATTCAAAGTTATTCCAGCAGAAACTACTTTTGGAGCATCTCGTCATATTGcactgaaacagaaacgaaagaaatggAAACATTCCCAACAGAACGTCCAAGTAAACGACCTAGTGGTAGTTCGTGATAAAAATTTACCTCCAAATGAATGGAGATTAGGCAGGATCACCAAAATATATCCAGGGATGGACCAACGAGTTCAAGTTGTGGACATCAAAACACAACGCGGCTTAATTT aa
- the LOC128923055 gene encoding tetratricopeptide repeat protein 39A-like — MKGNLDEAQYWYKKSWKSQNVWTQFHHLSFWELLWVNCLKLDWREAKLYASYLVEHSKWSRTIYSYQQAAVMLMNDDLDDNELETVESLMHDTPKYKQRIAGKSLPMEKFICKKVARYFAQNHYLCLPAVELMFVWNAFKVLSKNYQLADAQCSSIVFFITWRLLSTNEAAIPRIARS; from the exons ATGAAGGGTAATTTGGATGAAGCGCAGTATTGGTACAAAAAATCATGGAAATCACAAAACGTCTGGACACAGTTCCATCATCTCAGTTTTTGGGAGTTATTGTGGGTAAACTG tTTGAAGCTGGACTGGCGGGAGGCGAAATTGTACGCCAGCTATTTAGTGGAGCACAGCAAATGGTCTCGTACGATTTACTCCTATCAGCAAGCGGCTGTAATGCTAATGAACGATGATCTCGACGACAATGAGCTGGAAACCGTTGAGTCTCTAATGCATGATACACCCAAGTATAAGCAAAGGATCGCCGGAAAATCACTACCTATGGAGAAATTCATTTGTAAGAAGGTGGCGCGATATTTTGCGCAAAATCATTACCTCTGTCTTCCAGCTGTTGAGCTGATGTTTGTCTGGAACGCATTCAAAGTGCTTAGCAAAAATTATCAGCTAGCTGACGCTCAATGCTCAagcattgtgttttttattacgTGGCGCTTGCTATCGACAAATGAAGCAGCCATTCCTCGCATTGCA AGATCTTGA
- the LOC128923056 gene encoding tetratricopeptide repeat protein 39A-like isoform X1 produces the protein MKGNLDEAQYWYKKSWKSQNVWTQFHHLSFWELLWVNCLKLDWREAKLYASYLVEHSKWSRTIYSYQQAAVMLMNDDLDDNELETVESLMHDTPKYKQRIAGKSLPMEKFICKKVARYFAQNHYLCLPAVELMFVWNAFKVLSKNYQLADAQCSSIVFFITWRLLSTNEAAIPRIARS, from the exons ATGAAGGGTAATTTGGATGAAGCGCAGTATTGGTACAAAAAATCATGGAAATCACAAAACGTCTGGACACAGTTCCATCATCTCAGTTTTTGGGAGTTATTGTGGGTAAACTG tTTGAAGCTGGACTGGCGGGAGGCGAAATTGTACGCCAGCTATTTAGTGGAGCACAGCAAATGGTCTCGTACGATTTACTCCTATCAGCAAGCGGCTGTAATGCTAATGAACGATGATCTCGACGACAATGAGCTGGAAACTGTTGAGTCTCTAATGCATGATACACCCAAGTATAAGCAAAGGATCGCCGGAAAATCACTACCTATGGAGAAATTCATTTGTAAGAAGGTGGCGCGATATTTTGCGCAAAATCATTACCTCTGTCTTCCAGCTGTTGAGCTGATGTTTGTCTGGAACGCATTCAAAGTGCTTAGCAAAAATTATCAGCTAGCTGACGCTCAATGCTCAagcattgtgttttttattacgTGGCGCTTGCTATCGACAAATGAAGCAGCCATTCCTCGCATTGCA AGATCTTGA
- the LOC128923056 gene encoding tetratricopeptide repeat protein 39B-like isoform X2, translating to MKQPFLALQDLEACINLQSQIKEDTYLMAYACVESGLVHADEQNYELAITTIEEAKKKYTGFSLESRLHFRIHGALMEFKEKLNFKH from the exons ATGAAGCAGCCATTCCTCGCATTGCA AGATCTTGAAGCGTGCATAAACTTGCAAAGTCAAATCAAAGAAGACACATATTTGATGGCCTACGCCTGCGTGGAATCGGGACTGGTGCATGCAGACGAACAAAATTATGAATTGGCTATCACCACAATTGAGGAAGCGaa GAAGAAATACACTGGCTTTTCGCTGGAGTCACGCTTACATTTCCGCATACATGGTGCGCTTATGGAATTTAAGGAAAAACTGAACTTTAAACATTAA
- the LOC128923059 gene encoding tetratricopeptide repeat protein 39B-like — protein sequence MKGNLDEAQYWYKKSWKSQNVWTQFHHLSFWELLWVNCLKLDWREAKLYASYLVEHSKWSRTIYSYQQAAVMLMNDDLDDNELETVESLMHDTPKYKQRIAGKSLPMEKFICKKVARYFAQNHYLCLPAVELMFVWKAFKVLSKNYQLADGIFRLIERKMAQLGHKNGSDIYAYDNQALCFLLRGACYRQMKQPFLALQDLEACMNLQSQIKEDTYLMAYACVESGLVHADEQNYELAITTIEEAKKKYTGFSLESRLHFRIHGALMEFKEKLNFKH from the exons ATGAAGGGTAATTTGGATGAAGCGCAGTATTGGTACAAAAAATCATGGAAATCACAAAACGTCTGGACACAGTTCCATCATCTCAGTTTTTGGGAGTTATTGTGGGTAAACTG tTTGAAGCTGGACTGGCGGGAGGCGAAATTGTACGCCAGCTATTTAGTGGAGCACAGCAAATGGTCTCGTACGATTTACTCCTATCAGCAAGCGGCTGTAATGCTAATGAACGATGATCTCGACGACAATGAGCTGGAAACCGTTGAGTCTCTAATGCATGATACACCCAAGTATAAGCAAAGGATCGCCGGAAAATCACTACCTATGGAGAAATTCATTTGTAAGAAGGTGGCGCGATATTTTGCGCAAAATCATTACCTCTGTCTTCCAGCTGTTGAGCTGATGTTTGTCTGGAAAGCATTCAAAGTGCTTAGCAAAAATTATCAGCTAGCTGACGGTATTTTTCGCTTAATCGAACGCAAAATGGCACAGTTGGGCCATAAAAACGGGAGTGATATTTATGCATATGATAATCAagcattgtgttttttattacgTGGCGCTTGCTATCGACAAATGAAGCAGCCATTCCTCGCATTGCA AGATCTTGAAGCGTGCATGAACTTGCAAAGTCAAATCAAAGAAGACACATATTTGATGGCCTACGCCTGCGTGGAATCGGGACTGGTGCATGCAGACGAACAAAATTATGAATTGGCTATCACCACAATTGAGGAAGCGaa GAAGAAATACACTGGCTTTTCGCTGGAGTCACGCTTACATTTCCGCATACATGGTGCGCTTATGGAATTTAAGGAAAAACTGAACTTTAAACATTAA
- the LOC128923132 gene encoding tetratricopeptide repeat protein 39B-like, translating to MKGNLDEAQYWYNKSWKSQNVWTQFHHLSFWELLWVNCLKLDWREAKLYASYLVEHSKWSRTIYSYQQAAVMLMNDDLDDNELETVESLMHDTPKYKQRIAGKSLPMEKFICKKVARYFAQNHYLCLPAVELMFVWNAFKVLSKNYQLADGIFRLIERKMAQLGHKNGSDIYAYDNQALCFLLRGACYRQMKQPFLALQDLEA from the exons ATGAAGGGTAATTTGGATGAAGCGCAGTATTGGTACAACAAATCATGGAAATCACAAAACGTCTGGACACAGTTCCATCATCTCAGTTTTTGGGAGTTATTGTGGGTAAACTG tTTGAAGCTGGACTGGCGGGAGGCGAAATTGTACGCCAGCTATTTAGTGGAGCACAGCAAATGGTCTCGTACGATTTACTCCTATCAGCAAGCGGCTGTAATGCTAATGAACGATGATCTCGACGACAATGAGCTGGAAACCGTTGAGTCTCTAATGCATGATACACCAAAGTATAAGCAAAGGATCGCCGGAAAATCACTACCTATGGAGAAATTCATTTGTAAGAAGGTGGCGCGATATTTTGCGCAAAATCATTACCTCTGTCTTCCAGCTGTTGAGCTGATGTTTGTCTGGAACGCATTCAAAGTGCTTAGCAAAAATTATCAGCTAGCTGACGGTATTTTTCGCTTAATCGAACGCAAAATGGCACAGTTGGGCCATAAAAACGGGAGTGATATTTATGCATATGATAATCAagcattgtgttttttattacgTGGCGCTTGCTATCGACAAATGAAGCAGCCATTCCTCGCATTGCA AGATCTTGAAGCATGA